From Vigna unguiculata cultivar IT97K-499-35 chromosome 5, ASM411807v1, whole genome shotgun sequence, the proteins below share one genomic window:
- the LOC114184572 gene encoding uncharacterized protein LOC114184572, with protein sequence MWRAQALANRRMRNNVGADEIAQAIHQMVDIMQPIAAQPRDVVAPTRPVTMEDFMRHKPSKFMGKSTLDEADAWLKECEKICRVIECPDAQKLTFITFLLVVNAEYWWAGMQQLIVRHEREAKFLTFQQGNLTMQSYTDIFEYLARFYSPTVTEEWRCRKYEGGLKRELRHFIVPLRIREFPVLVEQAKAVEQLETGPNRVARS encoded by the exons ATGTGGCGTGCTCAGGCTTTGGCAAATAGGCGGATGAGGAATAATGTTGGGGCCGATGAGATCGCGCAGGCGATACATCAGATGGTGGATATTATGCAGCCCATTGCAGCGCAACCTAGAGACGTGGTAGCACCCACACGCCCTGTGACGATGGAGGACTTTATGAGGCATAAGCCCTCAAAATTCATGGGCAAATCCACTCTGGACGAAGCTGACGCATGGCTCAAGGAGTGTGAGAAAATTTGCAGAGTTATAGAGTGCCCTGATGCACAAAAGCTGACTTTCATTACATTCTTACTGGTGGTGAACGCTGAATACTGGTGGGCAGGCATGCAGCAGCTCAT TGTCAGGCACGAGAGAGAGGCAAAATTCCTCACGTTCCAACAGGGGAACCTGACTATGCAGTCATACACAGACATATTTGAGTATCTAGCGAGGTTCTATTCGCCCACCGTCACCGAGGAGTGGAGATGTAGAAAATATGAGGGCGGGCTGAAACGCGAGCTTCGTCATTTCATTGTACCTCTCCGGATCAGGGAGTTTCCAGTCTTGGTGGAACAAGCCAAGGCTGTTGAGCAGCTAGAGACAGGGCCCAACAGAGTGGCTAGATCTTAG